The segment AATATTTATTTGCTTTGCCTTCCGGTGATTATTATATAAATATTGAAGGTGAAAATTATGAACCGTATAATAAATTAATTCATATCCCTAATAAACATCCTGCAAAAAATAATGCAATTGTAAAAAACATTTACCTTAAACAAAAATATAATTAATCAGTACTTAAAGTGAACTAAAATTAAAAGTGCCTAAAGTTATTAAAGATGGATAATAAAGAACTAATCGCAGTAATTTCAGTCTGTCCCGATTTTTTTCGGGAAATATCTTATAAAATATATTAACAACATGAGTTATTTAATAAGCAATTAGATAACAGGACTAAGTTATTTTTACTTCAAGTGGCAAGAAATTAAAACTCAAAGTACTTTAGGCACTCAAAGTATTCCTGCCTACCGGCAGGCAGGTTAGGCACTTTATAAAAAACTAAACTTAAGGCACTTAGTAGTTAAATAAAAACAAATATAATTATTATGAATATCAACTTACAAAAACCTTTAGCTTTTATTGACCTTGAAACAACAGGACTTAATGTTGCAAAAGACAGAATTGTTGAAATATCAATACTAAAAGTACATCCTGATGGAAAAGAAGACATAAAAACTCTTCGGGTTAATCCCACAATATCTATTCCAAAAGAAGCATCGGACATACATGGCATTACAGATGAAGATATTAAAAATGAACCAACATTTAATTCAATTGCAAAATCAATTGTAAAATTTCTTGAAGGATGTGATATAGCTGGTTTTAATTCAAACAAATTTGATATTCCTTTATTAGTTGAAGAATTTCTCAGGGTTGATGTAGATTTTGATACTAAAAAAAGAAAATTTATTGATGTTCAGACAATTTTTCATAAAATGGAAAAACGTACATTAGTAGCTGCATATAAGTATTATTGTAATAAAGAACTTAAGGACGCACATAGTGCTGAAGCTGACACCTATGCAACTTATGAAGTATTAAAATCACAAATTGAAAGATATAATGGAGTAGAATATACCGACATAAAAGGAAACTCATCTAAACCAATTACTAATAATATTAGCGATTTATCTGAATTTTCATCTCATACGAAGAATGTTGATTTTATAGGAAGAATCGTATATAACGAAGATGGGGAGGAAATATTTAATTTTGGAAAACATAAAGGAAAAACAGTCGAAGAAGTACTTGAAAAAGAACCGGGTTATTTTAGCTGGATATTAAATGGAGAATTTCCTTTATATACAAAAAAAGTTCTTACTGCA is part of the Bacteroidales bacterium genome and harbors:
- a CDS encoding 3'-5' exonuclease — translated: MNINLQKPLAFIDLETTGLNVAKDRIVEISILKVHPDGKEDIKTLRVNPTISIPKEASDIHGITDEDIKNEPTFNSIAKSIVKFLEGCDIAGFNSNKFDIPLLVEEFLRVDVDFDTKKRKFIDVQTIFHKMEKRTLVAAYKYYCNKELKDAHSAEADTYATYEVLKSQIERYNGVEYTDIKGNSSKPITNNISDLSEFSSHTKNVDFIGRIVYNEDGEEIFNFGKHKGKTVEEVLEKEPGYFSWILNGEFPLYTKKVLTAIKLRKFNEK